CCTTATCCTGCCCGCAACTTCGAGCACGGCCCTTTCTATCTCATCCCCCTTCGCCGGAACTAACCTCTCGAGGGGGACGACGCGCTGTATCGCCTGTGTCTCGAAATCCTTCAGTCGTTTAAGGGCCTCGTCCCTTTCGAGGGGCGTCTCGGCGAGGAGAACGCCCTTCCAGTCCGTCCCCCTGACCCTGACCTTCTCCAGAGCCCACTCCAGCTCGAGTATGGCATCCCCCTGCCTGTTGTGGGGGGCCGTAACGAGGAGGATCGTCATCTTCGCTCACCAATGGACAACTTTTTATATTCCGGCTTCATAAAGCGTGTGGTGAATCAAATGGAAACCGGTGGCCTTAAGCTTTACCCCCATCAATCATACGAAGTTTACGG
The window above is part of the Thermococcus sp. P6 genome. Proteins encoded here:
- a CDS encoding THUMP domain-containing protein, giving the protein MTILLVTAPHNRQGDAILELEWALEKVRVRGTDWKGVLLAETPLERDEALKRLKDFETQAIQRVVPLERLVPAKGDEIERAVLEVAGRIRGTFAVRVRVRGNRRLSGRELEVGLGSLIVDRYGLKVNLSDPDYTVVVEVLGRKAGIGVLRRGEMLRFEVKE